In the genome of Montipora foliosa isolate CH-2021 chromosome 3, ASM3666993v2, whole genome shotgun sequence, one region contains:
- the LOC137994924 gene encoding uncharacterized protein isoform X2, whose protein sequence is MMAELLRNKLSSYKGGRKQKWRKGMVGVMKTTTTASLKTASPYTAFLKFFQSNNVSLRNVVVAASTYGLVELVNAKAFSCPEHHYQLYGFALLFLPVLALFCGNLVVIGEIGALTSRMFVKRYNRRGICLSQILPSLLKACVGPTVWLIVVFQKQVVYLCARLGPLPGPNNRTVMNETTMQDFDQREKDVKECEMESRVIALGLLVGFTFVTTLVIVWGRCCVKNTFLMQDHYSFEKREALSAMQEFMRRVGGPNLKEAASEATKEISSIEEGGEEENGEEKKTAAEKCVKSFKFYGSDGVKDTLYPDGIPELLGRKTVERLFQDFQEDDWDTDSDWHYIRAYQAFQKMYRRITTGNPLDPWRMVEGDRTCSQKSSKRTARIFQRKQKKEANARELKPIYYDANIDEINKGTDTSDGKETSKNEIIDCAKGASKDEAKETLEDSATVRDGISPQEAQKTPGDDALGNGNSSPSGLKHQFIKPKEGPEVELEMQPLTAGKVPE, encoded by the exons ATGATGGCTGAACTCCTTCGCAATAAACTGTCTTCTTATAAAGGAGGCaggaaacaaaaatggcggaaagGCATGGTCGGAGTAATGAAAACCACAACCACAGCTTCGCTAAAAACAGCTTCGCCATACACAGCTTTCCTAAAGTTCTTTCAAAGCAATAATGTTTCTCTTCGAAATGTTGTTGTGGCAGCGTCAACTTACGGCCTCGTGGAACTTGTGAATGCCAAGGCCTTTAGCTGCCCAGAACATCATTATCAGCTTTATGGATTCGCGTTATTATTCCTTCCCGTCCTTGCTCTTTTCTGTGGCAACCTTGTGGTAATTGGCGAGATCGGGGCGTTGACGTCGAGAATGTTCGTTAAACGTTACAATAGACGAGGCATTTGTCTGAGCCAAATATTGCCAAGTTTGTTGAAGGCGTGTGTTGGTCCAACCGTGTGGCTGATCGTTGTATTTCAGAAACAAGTAGTTTACCTCTGCGCAAGACTTGGGCCGTTACCAGGTCCAAACAACAGAACAGTTATGAATGAAACAACCATGCAGGATTTTGATCAACGAGAAAAGGATGTCAAAGAGTGTGAAATGGAATCCCGTGTTATTGCATTAGGCTTACTGGTCGGCTTTACATTTGTCACAACGCTTGTGATAGTCTGGGGGCGATGCTGTGTCAAAAACACGTTTCTAATGCAAG ATCACTATTCTTTCGAAAAAAGAGAAGCGTTGAGCGCAATGCAAGAGTTCATGAGACGTGTTGGTGGACCAAACTTGAAGGAGGCTGCTTCGGAAGCAACAAAAGAAATAAGTAGCATAGAAGaaggaggagaagaagaaaaTGGCGAGGAAAAGAAAACCGCAGCGGAAAAGTGTGTGAAAAGCTTTAAATTCTATGGTAGCGATGGAGTAAAAGACACTTTGTATCCTGACGGAATTCCAGAATTATTGGGAAGAAAGACTGTGGAGAGATTATTTCAAG ATTTTCAAGAAGATGATTGGGATACTGATTCTGATTGGCACTACATCAGAGCTTACCAAGCTTTCCAGAAAATGTACCGTCGAATTACCACTGGAAATCCATTGGATCCATGGCGAATGGTTGAAGGAGATAGAACCTGTTCGCAGAAGAGCTCAAAGAGGACAGCCCGAATATTTCAACGGAagcaaaagaaagaagccaacgCCCGCGAACTGAAGCCAATATATTATGATGCAAACATTGATGAAATTAAT AAAGGAACTGATACCAGCGACGGAAAAGAGACCTCGAAGAATGAAATCATTGACTGCGCAAAAGGAGCCTCGAAGGATGAAGCCAAAGAAACCCTAGAGGATAGTGCTACTGTCAGAGACGGAATATCCCCACAAGAGGCACAGAAGACCCCTGGAGATGATGCTTTGGGTAACGGCAACTCGAGTCCATCGGGTTTGAAGCATCAGTTCATAAAACCAAAGGAAGGACCGGAGGTCGAGCTGGAGATGCAGCCTCTGACAGCGGGAAAAGTTCCTGAATAA
- the LOC137994924 gene encoding uncharacterized protein isoform X1 translates to MMAELLRNKLSSYKGGRKQKWRKGMVGVMKTTTTASLKTASPYTAFLKFFQSNNVSLRNVVVAASTYGLVELVNAKAFSCPEHHYQLYGFALLFLPVLALFCGNLVVIGEIGALTSRMFVKRYNRRGICLSQILPSLLKACVGPTVWLIVVFQKQVVYLCARLGPLPGPNNRTVMNETTMQDFDQREKDVKECEMESRVIALGLLVGFTFVTTLVIVWGRCCVKNTFLMQDHYSFEKREALSAMQEFMRRVGGPNLKEAASEATKEISSIEEGGEEENGEEKKTAAEKCVKSFKFYGSDGVKDTLYPDGIPELLGRKTVERLFQDFQEDDWDTDSDWHYIRAYQAFQKMYRRITTGNPLDPWRMVEGDRTCSQKSSKRTARIFQRKQKKEANARELKPIYYDANIDEINQKGTDTSDGKETSKNEIIDCAKGASKDEAKETLEDSATVRDGISPQEAQKTPGDDALGNGNSSPSGLKHQFIKPKEGPEVELEMQPLTAGKVPE, encoded by the exons ATGATGGCTGAACTCCTTCGCAATAAACTGTCTTCTTATAAAGGAGGCaggaaacaaaaatggcggaaagGCATGGTCGGAGTAATGAAAACCACAACCACAGCTTCGCTAAAAACAGCTTCGCCATACACAGCTTTCCTAAAGTTCTTTCAAAGCAATAATGTTTCTCTTCGAAATGTTGTTGTGGCAGCGTCAACTTACGGCCTCGTGGAACTTGTGAATGCCAAGGCCTTTAGCTGCCCAGAACATCATTATCAGCTTTATGGATTCGCGTTATTATTCCTTCCCGTCCTTGCTCTTTTCTGTGGCAACCTTGTGGTAATTGGCGAGATCGGGGCGTTGACGTCGAGAATGTTCGTTAAACGTTACAATAGACGAGGCATTTGTCTGAGCCAAATATTGCCAAGTTTGTTGAAGGCGTGTGTTGGTCCAACCGTGTGGCTGATCGTTGTATTTCAGAAACAAGTAGTTTACCTCTGCGCAAGACTTGGGCCGTTACCAGGTCCAAACAACAGAACAGTTATGAATGAAACAACCATGCAGGATTTTGATCAACGAGAAAAGGATGTCAAAGAGTGTGAAATGGAATCCCGTGTTATTGCATTAGGCTTACTGGTCGGCTTTACATTTGTCACAACGCTTGTGATAGTCTGGGGGCGATGCTGTGTCAAAAACACGTTTCTAATGCAAG ATCACTATTCTTTCGAAAAAAGAGAAGCGTTGAGCGCAATGCAAGAGTTCATGAGACGTGTTGGTGGACCAAACTTGAAGGAGGCTGCTTCGGAAGCAACAAAAGAAATAAGTAGCATAGAAGaaggaggagaagaagaaaaTGGCGAGGAAAAGAAAACCGCAGCGGAAAAGTGTGTGAAAAGCTTTAAATTCTATGGTAGCGATGGAGTAAAAGACACTTTGTATCCTGACGGAATTCCAGAATTATTGGGAAGAAAGACTGTGGAGAGATTATTTCAAG ATTTTCAAGAAGATGATTGGGATACTGATTCTGATTGGCACTACATCAGAGCTTACCAAGCTTTCCAGAAAATGTACCGTCGAATTACCACTGGAAATCCATTGGATCCATGGCGAATGGTTGAAGGAGATAGAACCTGTTCGCAGAAGAGCTCAAAGAGGACAGCCCGAATATTTCAACGGAagcaaaagaaagaagccaacgCCCGCGAACTGAAGCCAATATATTATGATGCAAACATTGATGAAATTAAT CAGAAAGGAACTGATACCAGCGACGGAAAAGAGACCTCGAAGAATGAAATCATTGACTGCGCAAAAGGAGCCTCGAAGGATGAAGCCAAAGAAACCCTAGAGGATAGTGCTACTGTCAGAGACGGAATATCCCCACAAGAGGCACAGAAGACCCCTGGAGATGATGCTTTGGGTAACGGCAACTCGAGTCCATCGGGTTTGAAGCATCAGTTCATAAAACCAAAGGAAGGACCGGAGGTCGAGCTGGAGATGCAGCCTCTGACAGCGGGAAAAGTTCCTGAATAA